In a genomic window of Akkermansiaceae bacterium:
- the trpS gene encoding tryptophan--tRNA ligase, protein MRILTGLQPSGKLHIGNYFGAMQPAVQLQDQGDAFYFIADYHAMTSMSDAATLRANIQNLAIDFLACGLDPEKATIFRQSDIPEVNELAWILSTVCPMGLLERAHSYKDKIAKGLDANHALFAYPTLMAADILLYDAELVPVGKDQKQHLEMTRDLAGKINDRFGENTLTIPEAQIKEHTAVVPGLDGQKMSKSYNNTIPLTGDKKALRKSIMRIVTDSTPVEDPKPTDGSTIIALYQLFADEAQLQQMIADHEAGGFGYGDFKQRVFDAYWEHFAPVREKREELENNLDYVHEVIAKGAEKARAESVKVLDRVRKAVGLR, encoded by the coding sequence ATGCGTATTCTCACCGGTCTCCAGCCCAGCGGCAAACTTCACATCGGCAACTACTTCGGCGCCATGCAGCCTGCGGTTCAACTCCAGGATCAAGGCGACGCGTTTTACTTTATCGCAGACTATCATGCGATGACCAGCATGTCCGATGCCGCCACCCTGCGAGCCAACATCCAAAACCTGGCGATCGATTTCCTCGCCTGTGGTTTGGACCCTGAAAAAGCGACCATTTTCCGGCAGTCGGATATCCCGGAGGTGAACGAGCTGGCGTGGATTCTCTCGACCGTCTGCCCTATGGGACTGCTTGAGCGCGCCCACTCCTACAAAGACAAGATCGCCAAAGGCCTCGACGCCAACCACGCGCTGTTCGCCTACCCCACGCTGATGGCGGCCGATATTTTGCTTTATGACGCGGAGCTGGTTCCGGTTGGCAAGGACCAGAAACAGCACCTCGAGATGACCCGCGACCTCGCCGGCAAGATCAACGACCGCTTTGGCGAAAATACCCTCACCATCCCCGAGGCGCAGATCAAGGAGCACACGGCCGTGGTGCCCGGACTCGATGGGCAGAAAATGTCAAAGAGCTACAACAACACTATCCCGCTCACGGGGGATAAAAAAGCGTTGCGAAAATCGATCATGCGTATCGTCACCGACTCCACCCCGGTCGAGGACCCGAAACCGACCGATGGCTCGACGATTATCGCGCTATATCAACTATTTGCCGATGAGGCCCAGCTTCAGCAAATGATCGCCGACCACGAGGCGGGTGGGTTTGGTTACGGCGACTTCAAGCAGCGTGTCTTCGACGCCTACTGGGAACACTTTGCTCCGGTTAGAGAAAAACGTGAAGAGCTGGAAAACAACCTCGACTACGTACACGAGGTCATCGCCAAGGGAGCTGAGAAAGCGCGGGCCGAGTCGGTCAAGGTGCTCGACCGCGTGCGCAAGGCAGTTGGGCTCAGGTAA
- a CDS encoding transposase, producing MSRTTGGDFLFEAEEKEAFRRIMWRMANFCGVKVLTYCVMDNHFHVLLRVPDKESFLERFNDREGEKAGAGEERLLQHLSTLYSKAYVSRVREELAWMREHKMEADAEKFLDKYRRRFCDLSLFVKEVKERFSRWYNKKHGRRGTLWMDRFKSVLVQDGEALQTMAAYIDLNPVRAGIVEDPKDYRWCGYAEAVAGSKRARRGLCQVMNRPLDSWTDKKHDSAAWYRCWLMTDGEEVKEDKLYQVNARKGIPKEKVKKELARRGRLSRYELLRSRVKYFTSGAVIGSQEFVSGVYEKNRGKFGPGRRQGAKPLEKNVGPDDNKAMAGILYVINGGRGGD from the coding sequence ATGAGCAGGACAACAGGCGGAGATTTCCTGTTCGAGGCGGAGGAGAAGGAGGCGTTCCGCCGTATTATGTGGCGTATGGCGAACTTCTGCGGGGTGAAGGTTTTGACCTATTGTGTGATGGACAACCATTTTCATGTCCTGCTGAGGGTGCCAGACAAGGAAAGCTTCTTGGAACGTTTCAATGATCGCGAGGGTGAGAAGGCGGGTGCCGGGGAGGAGCGGCTTTTACAGCATCTTTCCACCCTCTATAGCAAGGCGTATGTGAGCCGTGTCAGGGAGGAACTGGCCTGGATGCGTGAGCACAAGATGGAGGCTGATGCGGAGAAGTTTCTGGATAAATACCGTCGCCGCTTCTGTGATCTGAGCCTGTTTGTAAAGGAGGTGAAGGAGAGGTTCAGCCGGTGGTATAACAAGAAACACGGCCGCCGGGGCACGCTGTGGATGGACCGCTTCAAGAGTGTGTTAGTGCAGGACGGGGAGGCTTTGCAGACGATGGCCGCTTACATAGACCTGAACCCTGTGAGAGCGGGGATTGTGGAGGATCCCAAGGATTACCGCTGGTGTGGCTATGCGGAGGCAGTGGCCGGCAGCAAGCGGGCACGTCGCGGGCTTTGTCAGGTGATGAACAGGCCTCTGGACAGCTGGACTGATAAAAAACACGACAGTGCTGCGTGGTATCGTTGCTGGCTGATGACGGACGGCGAAGAAGTGAAAGAAGACAAGCTCTATCAGGTGAATGCGAGGAAAGGCATTCCGAAGGAGAAAGTGAAAAAGGAATTGGCACGGCGCGGGAGGTTGTCCCGTTATGAACTGCTGCGTAGCAGGGTGAAGTATTTTACCAGTGGAGCAGTGATCGGGAGTCAGGAGTTCGTCAGCGGAGTGTATGAAAAAAACCGTGGTAAATTTGGTCCCGGTCGACGGCAGGGGGCAAAGCCCTTGGAAAAAAATGTCGGCCCGGACGACAACAAAGCAATGGCAGGGATCTTGTATGTCATCAACGGAGGCCGGGGAGGTGATTAG
- a CDS encoding 16S rRNA pseudouridine(516) synthase has protein sequence MKLSRFLYHHTPHGKYEVRRILAAGRVTVDGTPETDSQREIGHFTQVTLDGELLQDETPVYIMLNKPAGYLSATTDPLHPTVLDLVDEPTTLHIAGRLDRASTGLLILTNDGKWSRQLTEPKEGVPKVYLVTTAGPITEDTHTRFARGIYFAYEDLTTQPADLEILGTHQAKITIYEGRYHQIKRMFHAVGNRITSLHRLSMGNIQLDPALEPGAYRYLTRDEVASTVAG, from the coding sequence ATGAAACTCTCCCGCTTTCTCTATCATCATACACCCCATGGAAAATATGAGGTGCGCCGCATCCTTGCAGCCGGGCGCGTCACCGTCGACGGAACGCCGGAAACAGACTCCCAGCGGGAGATTGGCCACTTCACCCAGGTGACCCTGGATGGTGAGTTACTGCAAGATGAGACCCCCGTTTACATCATGCTCAACAAACCTGCGGGGTATCTGAGCGCCACCACCGATCCACTACATCCCACCGTCTTGGACCTGGTCGATGAACCAACAACACTGCACATTGCAGGCAGACTCGACAGGGCGAGCACCGGCCTGCTCATCCTCACCAACGACGGGAAGTGGTCGCGCCAGCTGACAGAACCCAAGGAGGGGGTGCCCAAGGTTTACCTCGTCACCACCGCCGGCCCCATCACCGAGGACACGCACACCCGTTTTGCCCGTGGTATTTATTTTGCCTACGAAGACCTGACAACCCAACCGGCGGATCTTGAGATCCTCGGCACCCACCAGGCAAAAATCACCATCTACGAGGGGCGATACCATCAGATCAAGCGCATGTTTCATGCCGTGGGCAACCGGATCACCTCACTGCATCGACTCTCCATGGGAAACATCCAGCTCGACCCCGCTCTGGAGCCCGGAGCATATAGGTATTTGACCCGTGATGAAGTAGCCTCGACAGTAGCCGGATAA
- a CDS encoding Gfo/Idh/MocA family oxidoreductase, whose translation MKRREFLSKSGTVAGAGLILGAPSILKAAEGNNNKVNVALIGMGKQGRVLFEAMSNIPGIHFQTVCDIWDYNLDGGAKKVQALQGHMPTKYTDIDELLEKEKGLDVAIVATPDFWHSPHTVKCLDAGLHVYCEKMMSNTIDGARAMVRAMERNKKLCQIGHQRRSNPRYRYTLDHLINHHKICGTIVNINGQWNRAVKSSQDIKYSKRLTIDSDRLAKYGFKDMHQFMNWRFYRDLSGGPISDLGAHQIDVFNWFLGCQPKSVFASAGNDYFKTREHFDNVMAIFEYDSEQGPVRAFYQVLTTTSAGGGFYESFMGTDATIKISESAASSSIFRESTAPEWDDLIQRGYLRRKPAPPKPEATDGISSYASAAPEEFTIPGVLNKPPHQNHLENFFASVRGDATLNCDARHAFESEAPIFWVNPSALQKEPIIFTPEQLQV comes from the coding sequence ATGAAACGACGAGAATTTTTATCGAAAAGCGGCACCGTCGCAGGCGCGGGACTGATCCTGGGTGCCCCGTCCATCCTGAAGGCCGCTGAAGGCAATAACAACAAAGTCAACGTTGCCCTGATCGGCATGGGCAAGCAGGGCCGCGTGCTCTTCGAGGCCATGTCCAACATCCCCGGCATCCACTTCCAAACGGTCTGTGACATCTGGGACTACAATTTGGACGGCGGAGCCAAAAAAGTCCAGGCTCTCCAAGGCCACATGCCAACCAAGTACACCGACATCGATGAGCTCCTGGAAAAGGAAAAAGGTCTCGATGTCGCCATCGTTGCCACGCCCGACTTCTGGCACTCACCCCATACCGTCAAGTGTCTGGACGCCGGACTGCATGTCTATTGTGAGAAGATGATGTCGAACACCATCGACGGTGCCCGCGCCATGGTCCGTGCCATGGAACGGAACAAAAAACTCTGCCAGATCGGCCACCAGCGCCGCAGCAACCCGCGCTACCGCTACACACTCGACCACCTGATCAACCATCACAAGATCTGCGGTACCATCGTCAATATCAACGGCCAGTGGAACCGTGCGGTCAAGTCCTCCCAGGACATCAAATACAGCAAGAGACTCACCATTGATTCCGATCGCCTCGCTAAATACGGCTTCAAGGACATGCACCAGTTTATGAACTGGCGTTTTTACCGCGATCTCTCCGGCGGCCCGATCTCGGACCTTGGTGCCCACCAGATCGATGTGTTCAACTGGTTCCTCGGCTGCCAGCCGAAGTCCGTCTTTGCCTCCGCTGGAAACGATTACTTCAAGACCCGCGAGCACTTTGACAACGTCATGGCTATCTTTGAATACGACTCCGAACAGGGGCCCGTCCGCGCCTTCTACCAGGTGCTCACCACCACCAGCGCCGGCGGCGGTTTCTACGAGAGCTTCATGGGCACCGATGCCACCATCAAGATTTCCGAGTCGGCCGCCAGCAGCTCGATTTTCCGTGAGAGTACCGCCCCCGAATGGGACGACCTCATCCAACGTGGCTACCTGCGCAGAAAACCCGCGCCGCCCAAGCCCGAGGCCACCGATGGTATCTCCTCCTACGCCTCCGCCGCGCCCGAGGAGTTCACCATCCCCGGCGTGCTCAACAAACCCCCTCACCAGAACCACCTGGAAAACTTCTTTGCCTCCGTCCGTGGTGACGCCACACTCAACTGTGACGCCCGCCACGCCTTCGAAAGCGAAGCACCCATCTTCTGGGTGAACCCATCCGCACTTCAAAAAGAACCCATCATCTTCACCCCAGAACAACTACAAGTATGA
- a CDS encoding alpha/beta hydrolase, giving the protein MTTLSTMHQPLTLLFSSLLLAASMSHADPIPLWPDKVPGFSETYKHKPYVQVDPERISETSRAFMRVFPADPAKATGHGLLIFPGGGYNILADKKEGDRVARFFASKGITSFVVCYRVSKSTRDKAYQFPGPLLDARQAMRHVRKNAAQFKIDPHKVGVIGFSAGGHLASMVGTRYHDTLEGDPVSDISVKPAFTAMIYPVISAIEPYAHGCTRKILGNNPTEQEKIALSAERLITKDTPPMFLVHNQFDPVKSLNSINLAAAATRAKVPCELHLYPAREHGFGMGTPGKDLAADWPVMLDKFIKRIR; this is encoded by the coding sequence ATGACCACCCTATCGACCATGCACCAGCCGCTCACCCTTCTTTTTTCCAGTCTGCTACTCGCCGCCTCCATGTCCCACGCCGATCCCATCCCACTCTGGCCGGACAAGGTCCCCGGATTCTCTGAAACCTACAAGCACAAGCCCTATGTCCAGGTCGATCCCGAGCGTATCAGTGAGACCAGTCGCGCGTTCATGCGGGTCTTCCCCGCCGACCCCGCCAAGGCCACGGGGCACGGGCTGCTTATTTTCCCCGGCGGCGGCTACAACATTCTCGCCGATAAAAAAGAGGGCGACCGCGTGGCGCGTTTTTTCGCCAGCAAGGGCATCACCAGCTTTGTCGTCTGTTACCGTGTGAGCAAATCAACCAGGGACAAGGCTTACCAGTTTCCCGGACCACTGTTAGACGCGCGCCAGGCGATGCGCCATGTCAGGAAAAACGCGGCACAGTTTAAAATCGACCCTCACAAGGTCGGTGTCATCGGTTTCTCCGCCGGCGGCCATCTCGCCAGCATGGTCGGCACCCGCTATCACGACACCTTGGAAGGCGATCCGGTGAGCGACATCAGCGTCAAGCCGGCTTTCACCGCGATGATCTATCCCGTCATCAGCGCCATCGAACCCTACGCCCATGGCTGCACCAGGAAAATCCTCGGCAACAACCCGACGGAGCAGGAGAAGATCGCTCTCTCCGCCGAACGCCTCATCACCAAAGACACCCCGCCGATGTTCCTGGTCCACAACCAGTTTGACCCCGTCAAATCACTGAACAGCATCAATCTGGCGGCCGCCGCCACCCGCGCCAAGGTGCCCTGCGAGCTCCACCTCTACCCGGCCAGGGAACACGGATTCGGTATGGGAACACCCGGTAAGGACCTCGCCGCCGACTGGCCTGTTATGTTAGATAAGTTCATCAAACGTATCCGCTAA
- a CDS encoding MGMT family protein encodes MKRSPTAFEQRVYDLVRRVPAGKVVTYATMARALDCGSAQAVGQALKRNPYAPGVPCHRVIRTDLTLGGYAGKTDGAKLREKRSLLKAEGVEFDPSGSLINKRAVHHFK; translated from the coding sequence ATGAAACGATCGCCGACAGCATTCGAGCAACGTGTATATGATCTTGTACGCAGGGTTCCCGCTGGCAAAGTGGTGACCTACGCTACGATGGCGCGTGCGCTCGACTGCGGCTCGGCCCAGGCGGTCGGGCAGGCGTTGAAAAGGAATCCGTATGCACCCGGGGTGCCATGCCATCGGGTGATCAGAACAGACCTGACCCTGGGTGGTTACGCAGGCAAAACAGACGGAGCCAAGTTGAGGGAAAAGCGATCCCTGCTAAAGGCCGAAGGGGTGGAGTTTGATCCGTCTGGCAGTTTGATCAATAAGCGCGCTGTGCATCATTTTAAGTAG
- a CDS encoding DUF445 domain-containing protein, translating into MIDLSSSEAALYRAARMKHMKLAAGGMLAAMAAMYVFARSYQETWPWLEWLRAFSEAGMVGGLADWFAVTALFRHPLGLPIPHTAVIPREKDRIGRALAQFVRGNFLTPDRICKQVRELQLVQKTAHWMTSREQANKLARQTVETIPTALNTLENHGTHRRITTRLIDLLRTIQPNELGTKLLDWLLSENRYRQLLAPLLVQTANALASNKERIEEAAGRKAPLKKIPLLGKLSKAIAEDISERATGSVEEKLIAASNDPTEPLWDIIHEQIIAAQNQLDSNPELAHQLTNIRDQWLGDPQSRELADRLWQQLRRSLDHDLSRDQPASIEHLETTIISLGQAVDQNPALATNIEDVLLDGIARILEQHGEHLETMIRRTIEDWDPDTLMEKLEQQVGPDLQFIRINGTLIGGLVGVLLHILGKAIW; encoded by the coding sequence ATGATAGACCTTTCCAGCAGTGAAGCCGCCCTTTATCGGGCCGCACGCATGAAACACATGAAGCTTGCCGCAGGTGGCATGCTTGCCGCGATGGCCGCGATGTATGTCTTTGCTCGCAGCTACCAGGAAACCTGGCCGTGGCTTGAATGGCTGAGGGCTTTTTCCGAGGCCGGCATGGTAGGTGGCCTGGCTGATTGGTTTGCGGTCACCGCCCTGTTCCGCCACCCACTGGGGCTTCCCATCCCGCACACCGCTGTAATCCCGCGGGAAAAAGACCGCATCGGCCGCGCGCTGGCACAATTTGTCAGGGGCAACTTCCTCACCCCCGACCGCATCTGCAAACAGGTCCGTGAACTCCAACTTGTACAGAAAACAGCCCACTGGATGACATCCCGGGAACAGGCTAACAAACTCGCCCGCCAAACCGTCGAAACCATCCCAACCGCACTCAACACCCTGGAAAACCACGGCACCCACCGCCGTATCACCACCCGGCTGATCGATTTACTCCGTACCATTCAGCCAAACGAGCTGGGCACCAAACTGCTCGACTGGTTGTTGTCGGAGAACCGTTACCGCCAGTTACTCGCCCCGCTGTTAGTTCAAACCGCCAACGCCCTGGCATCCAACAAAGAACGGATCGAAGAGGCTGCCGGACGCAAAGCACCGCTCAAGAAAATCCCCCTGCTCGGAAAACTCTCCAAGGCGATCGCCGAGGATATTTCCGAACGCGCCACCGGCAGTGTGGAGGAAAAACTCATCGCCGCCAGCAACGACCCCACGGAACCACTCTGGGACATCATCCATGAACAGATCATCGCCGCGCAAAACCAGCTCGACAGCAATCCGGAGCTTGCCCACCAACTGACCAACATCCGCGACCAATGGCTCGGCGACCCCCAGAGCAGGGAGCTCGCTGACAGACTATGGCAACAACTCCGCCGCAGCCTCGACCACGACCTCAGCCGCGATCAGCCAGCCAGCATTGAGCATCTTGAAACCACCATCATTTCCCTCGGACAAGCCGTCGACCAGAACCCGGCCCTTGCGACCAATATTGAAGATGTCTTGCTCGACGGCATCGCCCGCATCCTCGAACAGCACGGAGAGCACCTCGAGACCATGATCCGACGCACCATCGAGGACTGGGATCCGGACACCCTGATGGAAAAGCTCGAGCAACAAGTCGGCCCCGACCTCCAGTTTATCCGCATCAACGGCACCCTCATCGGGGGATTGGTGGGTGTCCTTCTCCATATCCTGGGTAAAGCCATCTGGTGA
- a CDS encoding sulfatase, producing MKILSLTAFVIGLLASPIAAKPNILLICIDDLNTQLPAYGHQHIRTPNIDQLASQGRVFKRHYVQAPTCGVSRFSLLSGLYPPARANNDQTKNYFNQPDAAPSLPHTFKANGYTTVSIGKISHYPGGNAGRNWNDPSKPEIPGAWTRALMPCGPWKTPQAAMHGYAGGKPRIKGKNPVVETTTQSPAYPDDLIAANALTELDQLSKSGKPWLLAVGFIKPHLPFTAPRRFLDLYKDVEFPPIPSPQKPVGPSLWHSSGEFMSYIGPDPRKDSDQALKARKHYAACTSYVDDNVGKLLAALKKNPQAGNTIVVLWGDHGFSLGEKKIWGKHHLYHTALHSPLIIKVPQQKNAGKATEAVVETIDIYPTLCQVAGIALPSHLDGKSLVPTVDDPSADSDGIANSFWAGNKSTITQDSHTIFKKGKPYLKFDLAKDPHEQHNLIK from the coding sequence ATGAAAATTCTCTCCCTCACCGCATTTGTTATTGGTCTGCTCGCTTCTCCGATTGCGGCAAAACCCAATATCCTGCTCATCTGCATCGATGATCTGAACACGCAACTGCCGGCATACGGACATCAACACATCCGGACACCAAACATCGACCAACTAGCCAGCCAGGGCCGGGTTTTCAAACGCCACTACGTCCAGGCGCCGACCTGTGGTGTTTCCCGCTTCAGTCTGCTCTCCGGACTCTATCCACCCGCCCGGGCAAACAATGACCAGACGAAAAACTACTTCAACCAACCTGACGCCGCCCCCAGTTTACCTCACACGTTCAAAGCCAACGGCTACACCACGGTCTCGATCGGAAAAATCTCCCACTACCCCGGTGGCAACGCCGGCAGGAACTGGAACGACCCCTCGAAACCTGAAATCCCCGGCGCCTGGACCCGGGCCCTGATGCCCTGCGGCCCCTGGAAAACACCCCAGGCGGCCATGCACGGCTACGCCGGGGGCAAACCACGTATCAAGGGGAAAAACCCCGTTGTGGAAACCACCACCCAGTCACCCGCCTACCCCGACGACCTCATCGCCGCCAATGCCCTCACCGAGCTCGACCAGCTCAGCAAGTCCGGCAAACCGTGGCTACTGGCGGTCGGGTTCATCAAACCCCATCTCCCGTTCACCGCACCCAGGCGTTTTCTCGATCTCTACAAGGATGTCGAGTTTCCTCCCATCCCGTCGCCCCAAAAACCCGTCGGCCCGTCCCTCTGGCACTCCAGTGGCGAGTTTATGAGCTACATCGGTCCCGACCCCCGCAAAGACTCCGACCAGGCGCTCAAGGCACGCAAACACTACGCCGCCTGCACCAGCTACGTGGACGACAATGTGGGAAAACTGCTGGCGGCATTGAAAAAAAATCCGCAGGCCGGCAACACCATCGTGGTTCTCTGGGGCGACCATGGGTTCAGTCTGGGCGAAAAGAAAATCTGGGGCAAACACCACCTCTATCACACCGCGCTTCACTCGCCGCTGATCATCAAAGTGCCACAACAGAAAAACGCCGGCAAGGCCACTGAGGCCGTCGTCGAGACCATCGATATCTACCCGACTCTCTGTCAGGTCGCTGGCATCGCATTACCTTCCCACCTCGATGGCAAATCCCTTGTGCCAACCGTCGACGACCCCTCGGCGGACAGCGACGGCATCGCCAACTCATTCTGGGCCGGCAACAAGTCCACCATCACCCAGGACAGCCACACCATTTTCAAAAAAGGAAAACCCTACCTCAAGTTCGACCTGGCCAAGGATCCGCACGAGCAACACAACCTGATCAAGTGA
- a CDS encoding DUF3592 domain-containing protein, protein MSKTIKSARGLLVFGLFWTAFSSIFLIIGLKTGYDALNRAAWPETPCEVTSFEVVANPNTDPAFQPSILYTYQWEGVTHTGDRVWADQTGENDYEDLAGLIEQHRDGKLKSCHVNPESPGESVLLAGSGDAWGGLVFAIFGASFVAIGIGMIIFSRKQKKNESSALSSQKSSGDAPRAIMIPFFSAFGLAGLGVLVFAVIPQWIKYTDAKGWRETPAEVIWSRIQSHSDDDGTTYSVDIFYGYEFGGKQYKSNTIGLMSGSSSGRDSKQEKVNQHPKGKKITCYVNPDKPWQALLERDLGWWALFALFPIPFIGVGVGGLWWMLRKKPQVKNRGLSHSANTLLARNNSFDSLRQTPDSVADSPVSARRTFSPGGKRIGWFFGAIAFALFWNGITSVFVWQAVKAWQRGNPEWFLTIFITPFVLIGLGFIGHVFYRFLALFNPSPKLTLTPGDITLGEPAKLAWRLSGGSHRLTRFAIYLVGEEEAKYQRGTDTVTETEVFYEQALIDTPDPRKSISGAAEIRLDTGTMPIMPTWKSKHNRIKWSVHVKGEISVWPDVSDKYDIKVRPSDIAN, encoded by the coding sequence GTGAGTAAGACGATTAAATCCGCTCGTGGCCTGCTGGTTTTCGGACTGTTCTGGACGGCGTTCAGCTCCATTTTCCTGATCATCGGGCTCAAGACCGGCTATGATGCCCTCAATCGTGCGGCGTGGCCTGAGACTCCCTGCGAGGTGACCAGCTTTGAGGTCGTTGCCAATCCCAACACCGATCCCGCCTTCCAGCCGTCCATCCTGTACACCTACCAGTGGGAGGGAGTCACCCACACGGGCGACCGGGTCTGGGCCGATCAAACCGGGGAAAACGACTACGAAGACCTCGCCGGACTGATCGAACAACACCGCGACGGCAAACTGAAAAGCTGTCACGTCAATCCTGAGTCGCCCGGGGAGTCAGTGCTTTTAGCCGGCTCCGGCGATGCCTGGGGAGGGCTTGTCTTTGCCATCTTTGGCGCCAGCTTTGTCGCGATCGGTATTGGCATGATCATCTTCTCTCGCAAGCAGAAGAAAAATGAAAGCTCCGCCCTGTCATCGCAAAAAAGCAGTGGCGACGCCCCCAGGGCCATCATGATTCCCTTTTTCTCCGCATTTGGCCTGGCCGGACTCGGGGTGCTGGTCTTTGCCGTCATCCCGCAATGGATCAAATACACCGATGCCAAAGGCTGGCGGGAAACACCCGCCGAGGTCATCTGGAGCCGGATACAATCCCACAGCGATGACGATGGCACGACCTACAGTGTGGATATTTTCTACGGCTACGAGTTCGGGGGGAAACAATACAAATCTAACACCATCGGACTCATGTCCGGCAGCTCTAGCGGTCGCGACAGCAAACAGGAAAAGGTCAACCAGCACCCGAAAGGCAAAAAAATCACCTGTTACGTCAATCCCGACAAGCCCTGGCAGGCCTTGCTGGAACGCGACCTCGGCTGGTGGGCACTCTTCGCCCTCTTTCCGATCCCGTTCATCGGTGTCGGCGTCGGCGGACTGTGGTGGATGCTGCGCAAAAAACCCCAGGTAAAAAACCGCGGCCTCAGCCACTCTGCCAACACCCTGCTTGCCAGAAACAACTCCTTCGACTCGCTGCGGCAAACCCCGGACAGCGTGGCCGACTCCCCTGTTTCCGCCCGCCGCACCTTCAGCCCGGGAGGCAAACGCATCGGCTGGTTCTTCGGTGCCATCGCCTTCGCGCTGTTCTGGAACGGTATCACCTCCGTCTTTGTCTGGCAGGCGGTGAAGGCTTGGCAGCGCGGTAATCCGGAGTGGTTTCTCACCATTTTCATCACCCCCTTTGTGCTGATCGGACTCGGCTTCATTGGCCACGTTTTCTACCGCTTCCTCGCTTTGTTCAACCCGTCCCCCAAGCTCACCCTGACACCGGGCGACATCACCCTGGGTGAGCCGGCAAAGCTGGCATGGCGCCTGTCCGGAGGGTCCCATCGCCTGACCCGCTTCGCCATCTACCTGGTGGGTGAAGAGGAGGCCAAGTACCAGCGTGGCACCGACACCGTCACGGAAACCGAGGTCTTCTACGAGCAAGCCCTGATCGACACCCCGGATCCACGCAAGAGCATTTCAGGAGCCGCCGAGATCAGGCTCGATACCGGCACTATGCCTATCATGCCGACATGGAAGTCCAAACACAACCGCATCAAGTGGTCGGTGCACGTCAAAGGTGAAATCTCCGTCTGGCCGGACGTGTCTGACAAGTATGACATCAAGGTCCGTCCATCCGATATCGCCAACTAA
- a CDS encoding glycosyltransferase encodes MKGQTKRRILLVTPVWKDSARLAVFGAELAATLSTCRHDVHWVIADDGSGPEEHQKLAALHGELARVFPHVSLHFANEHRGKGSVVREAWALYPESDLLCFVDADGSLSPDELVRMLDVAEGCGQSVLAIRNRTDDTHVDLSLARTVAHHLFVLAVRILVGVKSQDPQCGAKILRGADYRLVAGFLQEDGLAFDAEMLTALSDHGVSWKELPVSWIEKDGGKVKPMRDAWGMLAALWRIRTRLRSGGFKVS; translated from the coding sequence ATGAAAGGTCAAACAAAGCGCAGGATCCTGCTGGTCACTCCAGTGTGGAAGGATTCGGCCCGCCTGGCTGTCTTTGGCGCGGAACTTGCGGCAACCTTGTCGACCTGCCGGCACGATGTCCACTGGGTGATAGCCGACGATGGCTCAGGGCCAGAGGAGCATCAAAAACTGGCGGCGTTGCACGGTGAGTTGGCCCGGGTTTTTCCTCATGTCTCGCTTCATTTTGCCAACGAACACCGTGGTAAAGGCTCTGTCGTGCGCGAGGCGTGGGCACTGTATCCGGAGTCCGATCTGTTATGCTTCGTGGATGCCGATGGCAGTCTGTCGCCTGACGAGCTTGTTAGAATGTTGGATGTGGCGGAAGGATGTGGTCAGTCGGTGCTCGCCATCCGCAACCGCACGGATGACACGCATGTGGATTTGAGTCTGGCGAGGACGGTCGCCCACCATCTGTTTGTCCTGGCGGTGAGAATTTTGGTGGGTGTGAAGAGCCAGGACCCGCAGTGCGGTGCCAAAATCCTGCGGGGAGCCGACTACCGGTTGGTCGCCGGTTTTCTTCAAGAAGATGGCCTGGCCTTTGACGCCGAGATGCTAACAGCCTTGTCGGATCATGGGGTGAGCTGGAAAGAGCTGCCTGTCAGCTGGATTGAAAAGGACGGGGGCAAGGTAAAACCCATGCGTGATGCATGGGGTATGTTAGCCGCCCTCTGGAGAATCCGCACCCGCCTGAGAAGCGGTGGTTTTAAGGTGAGTTGA